In Horticoccus luteus, the following proteins share a genomic window:
- a CDS encoding crossover junction endodeoxyribonuclease RuvC, translating into MNARQMWAAKLAGGALPPPVAVPVVGARGGAGAWAEGGKRVAFTGLVLGVDPSLRGTGVAVIEFTPGRTPVMLRCATVRVPPRESMAFALGQIHRAIAEMLNDFAVRHVALEQTIYVQNFQTAQILGAARGAAISAAAMREKPVFEYPPLRVKQAIVGAGRASKEQMARTVMALLGHGRALAYDEADAAGVALCHAFTWRGEV; encoded by the coding sequence ATGAACGCGCGGCAAATGTGGGCGGCGAAACTGGCGGGCGGGGCGTTGCCGCCGCCGGTGGCGGTGCCGGTCGTGGGCGCACGGGGCGGCGCGGGAGCGTGGGCCGAGGGAGGGAAACGCGTGGCGTTTACGGGGCTGGTGCTGGGCGTGGATCCGAGTCTGCGCGGGACGGGCGTGGCGGTGATCGAGTTTACGCCGGGGCGCACGCCGGTGATGTTGCGCTGCGCGACGGTGCGGGTGCCGCCGCGGGAATCGATGGCGTTTGCGCTGGGGCAGATCCACCGCGCGATCGCGGAGATGTTAAACGATTTCGCGGTGCGGCACGTGGCGCTGGAGCAGACGATCTACGTGCAGAATTTCCAGACGGCGCAGATTCTGGGCGCGGCGCGGGGCGCGGCGATTTCGGCGGCGGCGATGCGGGAGAAGCCGGTGTTCGAGTATCCGCCGTTGCGGGTGAAGCAGGCGATCGTGGGCGCGGGGCGCGCGAGCAAGGAGCAGATGGCGCGCACGGTGATGGCGCTGCTCGGGCATGGTCGCGCGCTGGCTTACGACGAAGCGGACGCGGCGGGCGTGGCGCTGTGTCACGCGTTTACGTGGCGGGGAGAAGTTTGA
- a CDS encoding DNA gyrase/topoisomerase IV subunit A, which yields MPKKKAPKSDPQSELPLSAAESSGPSPAEETETPGGTAEATPEVGVVPDDATPPSGRGNAVAVNESDAPLAASYRSWFLEYASYVILDRAVPHIDDGLKPVQRRILHTLWEMDDGRFHKVANVVGAAMRYHPHGDASIGAALVGIGQRGFLIEPQGNFGNTLTGDDAAAPRYIEARLTPFARDVLFNPKTTTWQLSYDGRNQEPVTLPAKFPLVLLDGAEGIAVGLATKILPHNFNDLCRASINHLQGKRFRIVPDFPTGGIADFSEYNDGERGGKVKIRAKIEVRSKYLLAITELPFGTTTESLIESILAANAKGKIKIKHVDDNTADQVEILVHLPAGSDPEKLIQQLYVFTSCQMAISPAACVIENDKPHFLGVSEIVRRSTDKTVALLKRELEIRLGELEQQWHWDSLERIFIEERIYRRIEKSTTWENVLSEIREGLKPFVKNLRREVTEEDIERLTEIRIKRISAYNRFQADEAMKRIEAEMKEVKHHLKNLTAYAIDWFERLQEKYGKGLKRRTQYDEIEQISAAQVVSANQRLYVNREEGFIGLNWRQHEFVQECTILDSVLCIMRDGSLKVAKVADKVFMGRDIIHLAIWPAEGDANFYTMLYQDKESGKAFAKRFQIGGLSRDKLYLLVKSEGSKVLYFDVSKTEKEMPKKLHVALDGRSGARVRELDFDLTAVPVSTRNAKGLTVTKWPVKDVKRMDLALK from the coding sequence ATGCCGAAGAAAAAAGCGCCCAAATCCGACCCACAATCCGAGTTACCGCTCAGCGCCGCGGAATCATCCGGGCCGTCGCCCGCCGAGGAGACTGAGACGCCGGGTGGCACAGCCGAGGCTACGCCGGAAGTCGGCGTCGTGCCTGACGACGCAACGCCGCCGAGCGGACGCGGCAACGCGGTGGCCGTCAACGAGTCCGATGCGCCGCTCGCGGCGAGTTATCGCAGTTGGTTTTTGGAGTATGCGAGCTACGTGATTCTCGATCGCGCGGTGCCGCACATCGACGACGGACTCAAGCCCGTGCAGCGCCGCATCCTGCACACGTTGTGGGAAATGGATGACGGGCGTTTTCACAAGGTGGCCAACGTGGTGGGCGCGGCGATGCGTTATCATCCGCATGGCGATGCGTCGATTGGCGCGGCGTTGGTGGGCATCGGTCAGCGCGGGTTCCTGATCGAGCCGCAGGGCAATTTCGGCAACACGCTGACGGGTGACGACGCGGCGGCGCCGCGTTACATCGAGGCGCGCCTGACGCCGTTTGCGCGGGATGTGTTGTTCAATCCGAAAACGACGACGTGGCAGCTCAGCTACGATGGTCGCAACCAGGAGCCGGTGACGCTGCCGGCGAAGTTTCCTCTCGTGCTGCTCGATGGCGCGGAAGGCATTGCGGTCGGTCTCGCGACGAAGATTCTGCCGCACAATTTCAACGATCTTTGCCGCGCATCGATCAACCACCTGCAGGGAAAACGGTTTCGCATCGTGCCTGATTTCCCGACGGGCGGCATTGCGGATTTTTCGGAATACAATGACGGCGAGCGCGGCGGGAAAGTGAAGATCCGCGCGAAGATTGAAGTGCGCAGCAAATACCTGCTCGCGATCACGGAGCTGCCCTTCGGCACGACGACGGAGTCGCTCATCGAGTCGATTCTCGCGGCGAATGCGAAGGGCAAGATCAAGATCAAGCACGTCGACGACAACACGGCGGACCAGGTGGAGATCCTCGTGCACCTGCCGGCGGGGAGCGATCCGGAGAAGCTGATCCAGCAGCTTTACGTTTTCACCTCGTGCCAGATGGCGATTTCGCCGGCGGCGTGCGTGATCGAAAACGACAAGCCGCATTTCCTCGGCGTGTCGGAGATCGTGCGCCGAAGCACGGACAAGACGGTGGCGTTGTTGAAGCGCGAACTGGAAATCAGGCTCGGCGAACTCGAGCAGCAGTGGCACTGGGATTCGCTGGAGCGGATCTTCATCGAGGAACGCATTTACCGGCGCATCGAGAAATCGACGACGTGGGAGAACGTGTTGAGCGAGATTCGCGAAGGCTTGAAGCCGTTCGTGAAAAACCTGCGGCGCGAGGTGACCGAGGAGGATATCGAGCGGCTGACGGAGATCCGCATCAAACGCATCTCGGCCTACAATCGGTTCCAGGCGGATGAGGCGATGAAGCGGATCGAAGCGGAGATGAAGGAGGTGAAGCACCACCTCAAGAATCTCACGGCTTACGCGATCGACTGGTTCGAGCGTCTGCAGGAAAAATATGGCAAGGGCCTCAAGCGCCGCACGCAATACGACGAGATCGAGCAGATCAGCGCGGCGCAGGTCGTGTCGGCCAACCAGCGGCTCTACGTGAACCGCGAGGAAGGGTTCATCGGCCTCAACTGGCGGCAGCACGAATTCGTGCAGGAGTGCACGATTCTCGACAGCGTGTTGTGCATCATGCGCGACGGTTCCCTCAAGGTCGCGAAGGTGGCCGACAAGGTGTTCATGGGCCGCGATATCATCCATCTGGCGATCTGGCCGGCGGAGGGGGATGCGAATTTCTACACGATGCTCTACCAGGACAAGGAGAGCGGGAAAGCGTTTGCGAAGCGTTTCCAGATCGGCGGTCTGTCGCGCGACAAGCTCTACCTGCTGGTGAAATCGGAAGGCTCGAAGGTGCTTTATTTCGACGTCAGCAAGACGGAGAAGGAGATGCCGAAAAAGCTGCATGTGGCGTTGGATGGCCGCAGCGGTGCGCGCGTGCGCGAGTTGGACTTTGATCTCACGGCGGTGCCGGTCAGCACGCGCAACGCAAAAGGACTGACGGTCACCAAGTGGCCGGTGAAGGACGTGAAGCGGATGGATCTCGCGTTGAAATAA
- a CDS encoding protein adenylyltransferase SelO produces the protein MNARTKATPVDAGGWRLEHSYAQLPALFHRAVAPTPVEAPRLVVFNRRLADALGLGAGALETEAGAAIFAGNVLPPGARPLAQAYAGHQYGHFTTLGDGRAILLGEQLTPEGARFDVQLKGAGPTPFSRRGDGRAALGPMLREYIISEAMQALGIPTTRSLAVAATGETVWRETAEPGAVLTRVAASHVRVGTFQWAAAQGGVEALRVLVGYTVRRHYPELGAAENPAGALLEAVIARQAALIAQWMQVGFVHGVMNTDNMAVSGETIDYGPCAFLERYDPAAVFSSIDRHGRYAYGNQPAIAQWNLARFAEALLPLLDAKEELAVERATASLAAFGPQFRAHSLAGMRRKLGLGNEETDDAALVEDLLAWMHAAKADFTNTFAGLTVERASAGNDEAGESDGAFRTWHERWVARLGRQTLTREAAGALRRASNPAFIPRNHLVEAALGAAVAGDVGPMERLLDVLARPYDHERAAPEFRAPAADGGVGYRTFCGT, from the coding sequence ATGAATGCGCGGACGAAGGCCACGCCCGTTGACGCGGGCGGATGGCGCTTGGAGCACAGTTATGCGCAGTTGCCGGCGTTGTTTCATCGGGCGGTGGCGCCGACGCCGGTGGAGGCACCGCGGCTAGTCGTCTTTAATCGGCGGCTGGCGGACGCACTGGGGCTGGGCGCGGGCGCGTTGGAGACGGAGGCGGGCGCAGCGATTTTTGCGGGCAACGTTTTGCCGCCGGGCGCGCGACCGCTCGCGCAGGCTTACGCGGGGCATCAATACGGGCATTTCACGACGCTGGGTGACGGGCGGGCGATTTTGCTCGGCGAACAGCTGACGCCGGAGGGGGCGCGGTTCGATGTGCAGTTGAAAGGCGCGGGGCCGACGCCGTTTTCACGGCGCGGCGACGGGCGCGCGGCGCTGGGCCCGATGTTGCGCGAATATATCATCAGCGAGGCGATGCAGGCACTGGGCATCCCGACGACGCGCAGTCTGGCGGTCGCGGCGACTGGAGAAACGGTGTGGCGCGAGACGGCGGAACCGGGGGCGGTGTTGACGCGCGTGGCGGCGAGTCACGTGCGCGTGGGGACGTTTCAGTGGGCGGCGGCGCAGGGCGGGGTGGAGGCGTTGCGCGTGCTCGTGGGCTACACGGTGCGGCGGCATTATCCGGAGCTCGGCGCGGCGGAAAACCCGGCGGGCGCTTTGCTGGAAGCGGTGATCGCGCGGCAGGCGGCGTTGATCGCGCAGTGGATGCAAGTGGGCTTCGTCCATGGCGTGATGAATACGGACAACATGGCGGTGTCGGGGGAGACGATCGACTACGGGCCGTGCGCGTTTCTCGAGCGTTACGATCCGGCGGCGGTGTTCAGTTCGATCGACCGGCACGGACGCTATGCCTACGGGAACCAGCCGGCGATTGCGCAATGGAATCTGGCGCGGTTCGCCGAGGCGTTGCTGCCATTGCTCGATGCGAAGGAGGAGCTCGCGGTCGAGCGCGCGACGGCATCGCTGGCAGCGTTTGGGCCGCAGTTTCGCGCGCATTCACTGGCGGGGATGCGGCGGAAGCTGGGGCTGGGCAACGAGGAGACTGACGACGCGGCGCTGGTGGAGGACTTGCTCGCTTGGATGCACGCGGCGAAGGCGGATTTTACGAATACGTTCGCGGGGCTGACGGTGGAACGAGCGAGCGCGGGCAACGACGAGGCAGGGGAAAGCGACGGGGCGTTCCGGACGTGGCACGAGCGCTGGGTGGCGCGGTTGGGGCGGCAGACGTTGACGCGCGAGGCCGCGGGCGCGTTGCGGCGGGCGAGCAATCCGGCCTTCATCCCGCGCAATCATCTGGTGGAAGCGGCGCTTGGTGCGGCGGTGGCCGGCGATGTGGGTCCGATGGAAAGGCTGCTCGACGTGCTCGCCAGGCCGTATGATCACGAGCGCGCGGCGCCGGAATTTCGGGCGCCGGCGGCGGATGGTGGGGTGGGTTATCGGACGTTTTGCGGGACGTGA
- the recF gene encoding DNA replication/repair protein RecF (All proteins in this family for which functions are known are DNA-binding proteins that assist the filamentation of RecA onto DNA for the initiation of recombination or recombinational repair.) encodes MRLRSLTLRDFRNIPLARLEFTGRQQFFLGANGQGKTNLLEAAGFLTALRSFRAADNRVLIRHGQAAAAIVCELEHERRGDTKITVKIAPTGKELWCDQERVARLADYVGQFPTVVFSSQDLQLVRGTPTGRRRWLDLTLAAMDGAYLRALQNYTRAVAERNALLKRGGSEAELSAFEQTIAPAAADLVQRRTEGVAALAAEVAAAYSRVADGAEPATIGYEPNSAEATAAGWLERLAKGRARDRQFRSTLSGPHRDEVALSVQGRAAREFASEGQQRSLVLALRLAQAAWFHARSGVRPVLLADDVLGELDPARRRRFWSAVDGEAQVLATGTSLPAADLGAWEVFAVKDGEFGEDLGAGA; translated from the coding sequence ATGCGTTTGCGCTCACTGACGTTGCGGGATTTTCGCAACATCCCGCTGGCGCGGCTGGAATTCACCGGCCGCCAGCAGTTTTTTCTGGGCGCCAATGGACAGGGGAAGACGAATCTGCTCGAGGCGGCGGGTTTTCTGACGGCGTTGCGGTCGTTTCGCGCGGCGGACAACCGGGTGCTCATCCGGCACGGTCAGGCGGCGGCGGCGATCGTGTGCGAGCTGGAACACGAGCGGCGGGGCGACACGAAGATCACAGTGAAGATTGCGCCGACGGGGAAGGAGTTGTGGTGCGATCAGGAGCGCGTGGCGCGGCTCGCGGATTACGTGGGGCAGTTTCCAACGGTGGTGTTTTCGTCGCAGGATTTGCAACTGGTGCGCGGCACGCCGACGGGACGGCGGCGGTGGCTCGACCTGACGCTCGCGGCGATGGACGGGGCGTATTTGCGGGCGTTGCAAAACTACACGCGGGCGGTGGCGGAGCGGAATGCGTTGCTCAAACGCGGGGGCAGCGAGGCGGAGTTGTCGGCCTTCGAGCAGACGATCGCGCCGGCGGCGGCAGATCTCGTGCAACGGCGCACGGAAGGCGTGGCGGCGCTGGCGGCGGAAGTGGCGGCGGCGTATTCGCGCGTGGCGGACGGCGCGGAGCCGGCGACGATCGGTTACGAGCCGAACAGTGCGGAGGCGACGGCGGCGGGTTGGTTGGAGCGGCTGGCGAAGGGGCGGGCGCGGGACCGGCAGTTTCGGTCGACGTTGAGCGGGCCGCATCGCGATGAGGTGGCGTTGAGCGTGCAGGGGCGCGCGGCGCGGGAATTTGCGTCGGAGGGGCAGCAGCGCTCGCTCGTGCTGGCGTTGCGACTGGCGCAGGCGGCGTGGTTTCACGCGCGCAGCGGGGTGCGGCCGGTGTTGCTGGCGGACGATGTGTTGGGGGAATTGGATCCGGCGCGGCGGCGGCGATTCTGGTCGGCGGTGGATGGCGAGGCGCAGGTGCTCGCGACGGGCACGAGTTTGCCGGCGGCGGACTTGGGAGCGTGGGAAGTGTTTGCGGTGAAGGACGGGGAATTCGGTGAGGACCTGGGAGCGGGCGCATGA
- the rlmF gene encoding 23S rRNA (adenine(1618)-N(6))-methyltransferase RlmF: protein MSSSSSLSSAKPGLHPRNRHAAGYDFAALLRTCPDLAPFVRPSPVGTATIDFADPTAVVALNRALLRHHYGIAHWEIPPGYLCPPVPGRADYLHHVADLLATDHANAIPRGSSVRVLDLGVGANCIYPLLGVCDYGWHFVGTEIDPAALASARRIVAANPALHGAIELRLQRSSAQLFAGVVAPGETFAVSLCNPPFHASAAEAAAGTTRKLRHLHGTARRTAPALNFGGRPHELWCDGGEPAFIRRLILQSAAHPHLCGWFTTLVSRAENLPAIARLLADVKAADARVIPMAQGQKKSRLVAWRFR from the coding sequence GTGAGTTCGTCCTCCTCTCTCTCCTCCGCCAAACCCGGTCTGCATCCGCGCAACCGCCACGCCGCCGGCTACGATTTCGCCGCGCTCCTCCGCACCTGCCCCGACCTCGCGCCGTTTGTGCGTCCCAGTCCCGTCGGCACCGCCACGATCGATTTCGCCGATCCCACCGCCGTCGTCGCGCTCAACCGCGCCTTGCTCCGCCACCACTACGGCATCGCCCATTGGGAAATCCCGCCCGGCTACCTGTGCCCACCCGTGCCCGGCCGCGCCGATTATCTCCATCACGTCGCCGACTTGCTCGCCACCGATCATGCCAACGCGATTCCCCGCGGCTCCTCCGTCCGCGTGCTCGATCTCGGCGTCGGCGCCAACTGCATCTATCCGCTCCTCGGCGTCTGCGACTACGGCTGGCACTTTGTCGGCACCGAGATCGATCCCGCCGCGCTCGCCTCCGCGCGCCGCATCGTCGCCGCGAATCCCGCGCTCCACGGCGCCATTGAGCTCCGCCTCCAACGCTCTTCCGCACAACTTTTCGCGGGCGTCGTCGCGCCCGGCGAAACGTTCGCCGTGTCGCTCTGCAATCCGCCCTTTCACGCCTCCGCCGCCGAAGCCGCCGCCGGCACCACACGCAAACTCCGCCACCTGCACGGCACCGCGCGCCGCACCGCTCCCGCCCTCAACTTCGGCGGACGTCCCCATGAGCTCTGGTGCGACGGTGGAGAGCCCGCGTTCATCCGCCGCCTCATCCTGCAGAGCGCCGCTCATCCGCACCTGTGCGGCTGGTTCACCACGCTCGTCTCCCGGGCCGAGAATCTTCCCGCGATCGCACGCCTCCTCGCCGACGTGAAGGCCGCCGACGCCCGCGTCATCCCCATGGCGCAAGGCCAGAAAAAAAGCCGCCTCGTCGCCTGGCGCTTCCGCTAA
- a CDS encoding SRPBCC family protein, which yields MSTNTVRLHRVLRTTPEKLYRAFIEADAMAKWLPPHGFTCTVHHFEPKVSGTFRMSFKNFGTGHGHSFGGTYRELVPHERIRYTDKFDDPNLPGEMTVTIALKKVICGTELSIEQAGIPPAIPVEMCYLGWQESLTQLAALVEPDIPN from the coding sequence ATGTCCACGAACACCGTCCGCCTCCATCGCGTTCTGCGCACCACTCCCGAAAAACTCTACCGCGCCTTTATCGAGGCCGATGCCATGGCCAAGTGGCTCCCGCCGCACGGTTTCACCTGCACGGTTCACCATTTCGAACCAAAGGTCAGCGGCACCTTCCGCATGTCGTTTAAGAATTTCGGCACCGGTCATGGCCACTCCTTTGGCGGCACCTACCGCGAACTCGTCCCGCATGAACGCATCCGCTACACCGACAAATTCGACGACCCGAATTTGCCCGGCGAGATGACGGTCACGATCGCGCTCAAAAAAGTCATCTGCGGCACGGAACTCTCCATCGAGCAAGCCGGCATTCCCCCGGCGATTCCCGTCGAGATGTGTTATCTCGGCTGGCAGGAATCGCTCACCCAACTTGCCGCCCTCGTCGAGCCCGACATCCCCAACTGA
- a CDS encoding DUF1826 domain-containing protein, translating to MKIVSTFDELAATPFADGVNALCWSRPLTGDFAALVAALGPVANIIPLDAARLPSLSLDVSARAAADFLLADQQRLRALGLSPNLDCIAAYPRDDSGSAVPIDVYSFHADSATVPTDTWLCTYFGAPSEGLRNEDALRCVDVPATRAALLAEFGGADDADFRTYLADQCYDLHYDTLPGAQPYSFGVGALWRIAVEYPGSPVPPCIHRAPATAPVDPPRLLLIS from the coding sequence GTGAAAATCGTTTCCACGTTCGACGAACTCGCCGCCACGCCGTTTGCCGACGGCGTCAACGCCCTCTGCTGGAGCCGCCCGCTCACCGGCGATTTCGCCGCGCTCGTCGCCGCTCTCGGCCCTGTGGCGAACATCATCCCCCTCGACGCCGCGCGCCTCCCCTCACTCTCCCTCGACGTTTCCGCCCGCGCCGCGGCCGACTTTCTCCTCGCCGACCAACAACGCCTCCGCGCCCTCGGCCTCTCGCCCAACCTCGATTGCATCGCCGCGTATCCCCGCGACGATTCCGGCAGCGCCGTGCCGATCGACGTTTACTCGTTCCACGCCGACAGCGCCACCGTGCCGACCGACACGTGGCTCTGCACCTATTTCGGCGCCCCTTCTGAAGGCCTGCGCAACGAAGACGCGCTCCGCTGCGTCGACGTCCCCGCCACGCGCGCCGCTCTTCTCGCCGAATTCGGCGGCGCCGACGACGCCGACTTCCGCACTTATCTTGCCGACCAGTGCTACGATCTCCACTACGACACGCTTCCCGGCGCGCAGCCGTATTCGTTCGGCGTCGGCGCGCTCTGGCGCATCGCCGTCGAGTATCCCGGCAGCCCCGTGCCGCCCTGCATCCACCGCGCCCCCGCCACCGCACCCGTCGATCCCCCGCGCCTGCTTCTGATCAGCTAA
- a CDS encoding sulfite exporter TauE/SafE family protein — MNFDAWQWALAVFGALLIGLSKTGIGGLGMLFVAIFAGLMPAKESSGFVLPMLVAADVVAVAAYRRHAQWRFLWRLFPWTALGVVVGYLAMARIDDRTAKLLVGVIVCAMVALHIFRRWRAKEQTEAEHGWWFAPMVGVLAGFTTLIANAAGPLMAIYLLAMRLPKMEYMGTGAVYFLLMNAFKVPFMVNLGLINGASVAGNLWLLPAVMAGAVAGRAVLHRINQRWFENLALALAVAAGLNLLRQSWHG, encoded by the coding sequence ATGAACTTCGATGCGTGGCAGTGGGCGCTGGCGGTGTTCGGCGCGCTGTTGATCGGGCTGTCGAAAACGGGCATCGGCGGGCTGGGGATGTTGTTCGTGGCGATTTTCGCGGGGTTGATGCCGGCGAAGGAATCGAGCGGGTTCGTGCTGCCGATGCTGGTGGCGGCGGACGTGGTCGCGGTGGCGGCTTATCGGCGTCACGCGCAGTGGCGTTTCCTGTGGCGGTTGTTTCCGTGGACGGCGCTGGGCGTGGTGGTGGGGTATTTGGCGATGGCGCGGATCGACGACCGCACGGCGAAACTGCTGGTGGGCGTGATCGTGTGCGCGATGGTGGCGTTGCATATTTTCCGGCGGTGGCGCGCGAAAGAGCAGACGGAGGCGGAGCATGGGTGGTGGTTCGCGCCGATGGTCGGCGTGCTGGCGGGTTTCACGACGTTGATCGCGAATGCGGCGGGGCCGTTGATGGCGATTTACCTGCTGGCGATGCGGCTGCCGAAGATGGAATACATGGGCACGGGCGCGGTGTATTTTCTGCTGATGAACGCGTTCAAGGTGCCGTTTATGGTGAACCTGGGATTGATCAACGGCGCGAGCGTGGCGGGGAATTTATGGCTGCTGCCGGCGGTGATGGCGGGGGCCGTGGCGGGGCGGGCGGTGTTGCACCGCATCAATCAGAGGTGGTTCGAAAATCTCGCGCTCGCCCTCGCGGTGGCGGCGGGGCTAAACCTGTTGCGACAATCATGGCACGGATGA
- a CDS encoding tRNA-uridine aminocarboxypropyltransferase, whose amino-acid sequence MSRPMCYRCFWPQPLCWCGSITPMPSRTKFVFLLHPEEFKRAKAATGRLTHLCLADSELYSGTAFDDHPAVQALINDPANFPVLLYPTRDARDLSKGEFTPADTGGRRLVVFLLDATWHLVRHIWRDSPSLRRLPRIMFSAAAPSRYVIKHQPEAACLSTLEATHELLLALDRSGLDHYAMPDQLLGLFQRMQDVQLAFAAESARLGRQRHAPRKKSPRCTPPPPKPGAKRRRIFGPPTTTPPPAHPPT is encoded by the coding sequence ATGAGTCGCCCGATGTGCTACCGCTGTTTCTGGCCGCAACCGCTCTGCTGGTGCGGCTCGATCACGCCCATGCCCTCGCGCACCAAATTCGTTTTTCTCCTCCACCCCGAGGAATTCAAACGCGCCAAAGCCGCCACCGGCCGCCTCACCCACCTTTGCCTCGCCGACAGCGAACTCTACTCCGGCACCGCGTTCGACGACCACCCCGCCGTGCAGGCGCTCATCAACGACCCCGCCAACTTCCCCGTTCTTCTCTATCCCACCCGCGACGCCCGCGATCTCTCCAAAGGCGAATTCACCCCGGCCGACACCGGCGGACGCCGCCTTGTCGTCTTCCTCCTCGACGCCACCTGGCACCTCGTCCGCCACATCTGGCGCGACAGCCCCAGCCTGCGCCGCCTGCCGCGCATCATGTTTTCCGCCGCCGCACCCAGCCGCTACGTGATCAAACACCAACCCGAGGCCGCCTGTCTCTCCACCCTCGAAGCCACGCACGAACTCCTCCTCGCCCTCGATCGCTCCGGCCTCGATCACTACGCGATGCCCGATCAACTCCTCGGGCTCTTTCAACGCATGCAAGACGTGCAACTCGCCTTCGCCGCCGAGTCCGCCCGCCTCGGCCGCCAGCGCCACGCGCCACGCAAAAAGTCCCCCCGCTGCACGCCGCCCCCGCCGAAGCCCGGCGCCAAACGCCGCCGCATCTTCGGCCCGCCCACCACCACGCCGCCGCCCGCCCATCCGCCCACCTGA
- a CDS encoding D-sedoheptulose-7-phosphate isomerase → MTFEASLAETLRTFQALSSLRPAIDRAGDLVLATLARGGKLLICGNGGSAAEAQHFSTELVGRYQKNRRALPAIALNSDGSLLSCIGNDYGYDDVFARQIAGLARPGDLVVVLTSSGNSANILAALAEAKKLGLDTIAFLGRGGGKAKGLATCELIMPSESGAACQEAHLFLIHHLCERIDAAYAT, encoded by the coding sequence ATGACCTTCGAAGCCTCCCTCGCCGAAACCCTCCGCACGTTTCAAGCCCTCTCCTCGCTCCGCCCCGCCATCGACCGCGCTGGCGACCTCGTCCTCGCGACCCTCGCCCGCGGCGGCAAACTCCTCATCTGCGGCAACGGCGGCAGCGCGGCCGAAGCCCAGCACTTCTCCACCGAACTCGTCGGCCGTTACCAGAAAAACCGCCGCGCCCTCCCTGCCATCGCCCTCAATAGCGACGGCTCGCTCCTCTCCTGCATCGGCAACGATTACGGCTACGACGACGTCTTCGCCCGCCAGATCGCCGGCCTCGCCCGCCCCGGCGACCTCGTCGTCGTGCTCACCTCGAGCGGCAACTCCGCCAACATCCTTGCCGCACTCGCTGAAGCAAAAAAACTCGGCCTCGATACGATCGCGTTTCTCGGCCGCGGCGGCGGCAAAGCCAAGGGCCTCGCCACCTGCGAACTCATCATGCCCAGCGAAAGCGGCGCCGCCTGCCAGGAAGCCCACCTCTTCCTCATCCACCACCTCTGCGAACGCATCGACGCAGCCTACGCCACCTGA